A portion of the Rhodococcus pseudokoreensis genome contains these proteins:
- the purS gene encoding phosphoribosylformylglycinamidine synthase subunit PurS gives MARVVVEVMPKAEILDPQGQAIVGALPRLGFAGVSDVRQGKRFELEVDGSVDDAQLEKIAEALLANTVIEDWTVRRVEA, from the coding sequence GTGGCCCGTGTCGTCGTCGAAGTCATGCCCAAGGCCGAGATTCTCGACCCCCAGGGGCAGGCCATTGTCGGAGCGCTGCCGCGGCTCGGCTTCGCTGGAGTTTCCGATGTCCGTCAGGGCAAGCGCTTCGAGCTGGAGGTCGACGGCAGTGTCGACGACGCTCAGCTCGAGAAGATCGCCGAGGCCCTGCTGGCCAACACGGTGATCGAGGACTGGACCGTGAGGCGCGTCGAAGCATGA